The DNA sequence TCATTCACCGTGAATTTGATATCCCAGGCATTATTCCCGCTGATGCCTGAAATTATCACATCAGTTTCAATTGTATAGGCCGCACTTGCGATGTTCTGGTCCGTCCATACTTCGCTTGTAACGGTTTTTTTCGAAATCGTGAATATCTTGTCATTCAGATTATCCACGTCCGAAACAGCGGCGCCGACTGTGACTTTAGCGTATTCCCCTTCATCGTTCGGGGTTCCGTCTGCATCGCATCGACTTGCTTTGAGCAATGATAGGACAGGTGCCGAATAAGGCAGCACCGAAATCGTCACGGTCCTAGATGCAGTTCGCCCCCTTGAATCCGTTACGGTATATTTGATGGTTTGGTTTCCGGAAACGTTCAGAACCTCGCTTGTCGCATCGTTGGAATTGAAAATTTGCCCGTTCATTTCTATTTTATGACCCACGATAGAGGAACATTGAACCCCGCCAACAAACGCGCCTGTGCCGGCCGCCGTTGCTCTTATTTTGGATTTTGATTGCACATAAGCGTTGAATTTCGATGCAAGCCCCTCCACTGCTTCATCATGAGTGACTTGCTCAGCCGAAATTGTCGGAACCACTGATGCCGGAACAGTCGCGGTGAACCAAACCTCGTTGGTTCCGATATAGCCGCCATTTCCGTTGTAAGTATGAACCGTGAATTTTCCTGAATTCGCATTTAGAGTAGGAATCCTCGCGCACCAATCAAATGGCAAAACAAAATCAAAACTATTCGTGTGCCGATCCATGGCGCCTATATCGGTTTTCACATTCCCGATGTCAATCGAAACATAGTGTGTAAAATCTTCACTCGCTCGATTCAAATTCACATGAATGCTATCACCGTACTGGATGCCGGTCGTTGCCACGGTCGGAACCGAAGCGCGCGGGATGGTATTCAGCCAAGCAGAACCGTAAACATCCACAACGCCGATGTATGACCCGTTCCAGGTGATGTCAAAATTATGAGTAGCGTATATATCGAACCATTTGGAACCGTCATTCGTGTGATATACCGTTACCGTGTGCGAACCCATCCATTTCGATTGCCATGCATTGATAGTGGAGTTATTCGAAAAGTATTTCGTGTTCCCATTGATTGACAAGCTCGTGTTAGATGATGTCGCATCATACACACTCGCCCATGACTGCAAAGAATCGATGTATAGGTGAGCGGTAACGGTCGAGTAGTTTTCATTGATGTTCTGCGTAGCGCTCCACTCAACGCGCAGGCGAAACGCGCCATTATTAGAGAATCCCTTTGTAAAGCTGCCTGATAATGCCATAGTTTAGCCCACCCACTTAAATGATAAATTTCCGTTGCTTCTTGGAATGAAAGCGTAGTTCCCTATACGGATGCTAGTTAGTATCCGCGCTTCTGTGATGTAGAAATTGCTGTCACTCCAATAGGCGACTTCCAATCCGTTCAGAATAAACGCAATGCGATCATTTTCTATTTTCAGCTTCAGTGGATTGCCTACCTCACCCAGAATGATATCTCCATCCAGAAATTGGATAAACTTGCGGATTTCTGTGAAGGATGCGGACGTTTCGCCGCCCAAATCAGTAACGAGCTGCTCCAATGTGCCGAAATCAAACCTAAAAGATTCATTTGTTTGAGTAAATGTCGTGGATACATCAAGTTTGTACTGCTCCAATTCTGATTTGGATGTGTAGGTCTCGGATACATCCATTCGAATCGC is a window from the uncultured Trichococcus sp. genome containing:
- a CDS encoding DUF859 family phage minor structural protein translates to MALSGSFTKGFSNNGAFRLRVEWSATQNINENYSTVTAHLYIDSLQSWASVYDATSSNTSLSINGNTKYFSNNSTINAWQSKWMGSHTVTVYHTNDGSKWFDIYATHNFDITWNGSYIGVVDVYGSAWLNTIPRASVPTVATTGIQYGDSIHVNLNRASEDFTHYVSIDIGNVKTDIGAMDRHTNSFDFVLPFDWCARIPTLNANSGKFTVHTYNGNGGYIGTNEVWFTATVPASVVPTISAEQVTHDEAVEGLASKFNAYVQSKSKIRATAAGTGAFVGGVQCSSIVGHKIEMNGQIFNSNDATSEVLNVSGNQTIKYTVTDSRGRTASRTVTISVLPYSAPVLSLLKASRCDADGTPNDEGEYAKVTVGAAVSDVDNLNDKIFTISKKTVTSEVWTDQNIASAAYTIETDVIISGISGNNAWDIKFTVNDYFSTDEKVSKTMQLSTAFSLIDYFNGGKGLAFGKVAEKEGFENNLKTWFTGGIEAIPLPSGDNGLAYWQSLGGGFYILEDGTLAGQPTPRGALNVYRHGTDGIAECISYSTAERWYLRFTSEGVGSWVKIQNQIYTPTKYHPALGTGWWNYKDWGGGDFAYVSFVKTHENIVSIQGLLYVEYGYGTNNAIIFTLPEGYRPTGTLIFNQRSDSSAEHSRIEVHPDGTVTFNGATNSMSWVSLAGISFLAEN